In the genome of Deltaproteobacteria bacterium HGW-Deltaproteobacteria-18, one region contains:
- the glmU gene encoding UDP-N-acetylglucosamine diphosphorylase/glucosamine-1-phosphate N-acetyltransferase: MKPELGYVILAAGKGTRMHSDSPKVLQEVLGKPLLGYVYDALSRVPATQVWTVIGFQAQQVQSGFSEPQRQFVLQEEQLGTGHAVMLAWDDVVASGISHLCVLNGDTPHVPADAISDLVDLCTAQNAGMGMLTLHLENPFGYGRVIRDAEGCVECVVEEKDFIAADHGGEVCEVNSGVYVFDVCRCGPLLEKMDQNNVQREYYLTQMIAICAVQGLPVVGLPFGSSDLLRGINSPRELVRFEESLRQKIVDNLLDSGVILRNSETIFIGPDVVVAPGAEIMGPCEIYGCSRIERGASISSHCWIKDSILGPCQVKSFSHIEGSHIRAGASVGPYGRLRPGSDIGEDARVGNFVEVKKSVLHAGAKAGHLSYLGDSDIGPGVNIGAGTITCNYDGARKHRTEIHENAFIGSNTALVAPVVVGAGALVAAGSVVTKDVPDGALCVARARQLNLDRKKKSHQS; this comes from the coding sequence ATGAAGCCAGAATTGGGATACGTCATCTTGGCCGCGGGCAAGGGCACGCGCATGCACTCTGATTCACCCAAGGTTTTGCAGGAGGTTTTGGGCAAGCCGCTGCTTGGCTATGTATACGACGCCTTGTCGCGCGTGCCCGCAACACAGGTCTGGACCGTGATCGGTTTTCAGGCTCAACAGGTGCAGTCCGGCTTTTCCGAGCCTCAGAGACAGTTTGTTTTGCAAGAGGAGCAGCTTGGCACGGGCCATGCCGTCATGCTCGCTTGGGATGACGTCGTAGCCAGCGGGATTTCCCATCTCTGCGTGCTCAACGGTGATACCCCTCACGTACCAGCTGATGCCATTTCCGATTTGGTGGATTTATGCACGGCACAAAATGCAGGCATGGGTATGCTGACCTTGCATCTGGAAAATCCTTTTGGATACGGACGGGTCATCCGCGATGCCGAGGGATGCGTCGAATGCGTAGTGGAAGAAAAGGATTTCATTGCCGCGGATCACGGCGGAGAGGTTTGCGAGGTTAATTCCGGGGTATATGTGTTCGATGTATGCCGCTGCGGGCCGCTGCTGGAAAAGATGGACCAGAATAATGTCCAGCGGGAATATTATCTTACGCAGATGATCGCTATCTGCGCGGTGCAGGGGTTGCCTGTGGTCGGGTTGCCATTTGGTAGCTCGGATCTTTTGCGCGGCATCAATTCACCAAGGGAACTGGTTCGATTTGAAGAGTCTCTGCGTCAGAAGATCGTGGATAACCTGCTCGACTCCGGCGTCATTCTTCGCAACAGCGAAACGATTTTCATTGGGCCCGACGTCGTTGTTGCGCCCGGTGCCGAAATAATGGGGCCTTGCGAGATCTACGGTTGCTCCCGAATTGAGCGGGGGGCGTCCATCTCTTCTCATTGCTGGATCAAGGATTCGATTCTTGGTCCTTGCCAAGTGAAATCCTTTTCTCATATTGAGGGATCTCACATCCGCGCCGGGGCAAGCGTCGGTCCTTACGGACGGCTCAGGCCCGGGTCCGATATCGGGGAAGATGCGCGGGTGGGCAACTTCGTCGAGGTAAAGAAATCGGTGCTCCATGCCGGCGCCAAGGCGGGTCATCTTTCCTACTTGGGTGACAGCGATATCGGCCCAGGGGTGAACATCGGTGCGGGGACTATCACCTGTAATTATGACGGTGCGAGGAAGCATCGCACCGAGATTCATGAAAACGCCTTTATAGGCAGCAATACCGCGCTGGTCGCCCCGGTGGTCGTTGGGGCTGGCGCCCTTGTCGCCGCAGGTTCAGTGGTTACTAAAGATGTTCCGGATGGTGCCCTGTGCGTTGCCAGGGCCAGACAGTTGAATTTGGACCGCAAGAAAAAATCACATCAATCCTAG
- the atpC gene encoding ATP synthase F1 subunit epsilon has protein sequence MAKTITLEIVTPDKMVLKEEVDYVGAPGINGEFGVLPNHIPFLSALGIGSLYYKLNGKKYFVFVAGGFAEVSPAKVTVLAEVAERAEDIDLERARRAQDRAEQRTKQQQEKLDHAAVQAALARALHRMKCRQNAVSEGTCRM, from the coding sequence ATGGCTAAAACAATTACGCTTGAAATAGTGACACCAGACAAGATGGTGCTCAAGGAAGAGGTCGATTACGTCGGCGCTCCCGGCATCAATGGCGAATTCGGTGTCCTGCCCAATCATATCCCGTTTCTCTCTGCACTTGGTATCGGGAGCCTTTACTACAAACTCAACGGCAAGAAGTACTTCGTTTTTGTTGCCGGCGGATTTGCTGAAGTCTCCCCTGCAAAGGTGACGGTTCTTGCCGAAGTAGCGGAAAGAGCTGAAGACATCGATCTGGAAAGAGCTCGCAGAGCTCAGGACAGAGCCGAGCAGCGCACCAAACAGCAACAGGAGAAATTGGATCACGCAGCCGTTCAGGCTGCATTGGCCAGAGCACTTCATCGCATGAAATGCCGGCAGAATGCCGTTAGTGAAGGCACTTGCCGCATGTAA
- the atpD gene encoding F0F1 ATP synthase subunit beta, protein MSAVNTGKIVQVIGPVVDLEFAEGNLPSILNAVLITNPTIDAEEDNLVVEVAQHLGNSVVRCIAMDNTDGLVRGQIGKDTGKPIQVPVGKASLGRILNVVGRPVDEKGPISSEKMYPIHRPAPGFTEQSTKIEVLETGVKVIDLLVPFPKGGKMGMFGGAGVGKTVILMEMINNIAKNHGGISVFAGVGERTREGNDLYHEMIEAGVLDKACLVYGQMNEPPGARSRVALTALAAAEYFRDEENQDVLLFVDNIFRFTQAGSEVSALLGRMPSAVGYQPTLGTDLGELQERITSTKTGSITSVQAVYVPADDLTDPAPATTFSHLDGTIVLSRQIAELGIYPAVDPLDSTSRILDPNVIGMDHYMTARAVQRLLQKYKDLQDIIAILGMDELSDEDKLSVSRARKIQRFLSQPFFVAAQFTGKEGRYVKLEETIKSFKEIIEGKHDSIPESCFYMVGGLEEALENAKKQ, encoded by the coding sequence ATGAGTGCTGTTAATACCGGTAAAATAGTGCAGGTCATCGGACCTGTTGTTGACTTGGAGTTTGCCGAAGGCAACCTTCCGAGTATTTTGAACGCTGTTCTCATTACGAACCCGACCATTGACGCCGAAGAAGACAACCTGGTTGTCGAAGTCGCGCAGCATCTTGGCAACAGCGTTGTCCGCTGCATCGCCATGGACAACACCGACGGTCTTGTTCGCGGTCAGATCGGCAAGGATACGGGCAAGCCCATTCAGGTACCCGTAGGCAAGGCTTCCCTGGGACGAATTCTGAACGTCGTTGGTCGCCCTGTGGATGAAAAGGGACCCATCTCTTCCGAGAAGATGTACCCAATTCACCGCCCTGCTCCCGGCTTCACCGAGCAGTCCACCAAGATTGAAGTGCTGGAGACTGGCGTTAAGGTTATTGACCTGCTCGTTCCCTTTCCCAAGGGTGGAAAGATGGGCATGTTCGGTGGCGCCGGTGTCGGCAAGACCGTTATTCTCATGGAAATGATCAACAACATCGCCAAGAACCACGGTGGTATTTCCGTGTTCGCCGGTGTTGGTGAGCGTACTCGTGAAGGTAACGACCTTTACCATGAAATGATTGAAGCCGGCGTTCTGGATAAAGCCTGCCTCGTCTACGGCCAGATGAACGAACCTCCGGGAGCCCGTTCGCGCGTTGCGCTGACCGCTCTGGCTGCCGCGGAATACTTCCGTGACGAAGAAAACCAGGACGTGCTGCTTTTCGTAGATAACATCTTCCGCTTCACCCAGGCCGGCTCCGAAGTCTCCGCGCTTCTTGGCCGCATGCCTTCCGCGGTTGGTTACCAGCCGACGCTGGGTACCGACCTTGGTGAATTGCAGGAGCGCATCACTTCCACCAAAACCGGTTCCATCACCTCGGTTCAGGCCGTTTACGTGCCCGCCGATGACTTGACCGACCCCGCTCCTGCGACGACCTTCTCGCATCTTGACGGAACCATCGTTCTGTCCCGCCAGATCGCGGAGCTTGGCATTTACCCTGCGGTGGACCCTCTTGACTCCACTTCGCGCATTCTGGATCCCAACGTTATCGGCATGGATCACTACATGACTGCCCGTGCCGTGCAGCGTCTGCTCCAGAAATACAAGGATCTGCAGGACATCATCGCGATTCTGGGCATGGACGAACTGTCTGACGAAGACAAACTGTCCGTTTCCAGAGCACGCAAGATTCAGCGTTTCCTGTCTCAGCCTTTCTTCGTTGCCGCCCAGTTTACCGGCAAGGAAGGACGTTATGTGAAGCTTGAAGAGACCATCAAGAGCTTCAAGGAAATCATTGAAGGCAAGCACGATTCTATTCCGGAGTCTTGCTTCTACATGGTAGGCGGACTTGAAGAGGCATTGGAAAACGCCAAGAAACAGTAA
- the atpG gene encoding ATP synthase F1 subunit gamma → MASLRDIQNKIVGVKKTKQITKAMNMVASAKLRGAQSRIERFRPYADKFNDILIDLASRADASAHPLLEKREVIQNVGIVLVTSDKGLCGSFNANLCNAANRLAKQKEAEGKTVKFICIGKKGRDFIRKTTFEIATAYAENMTHFDFQLASETGNLVIDGYLSGQFDEVHVVYGKFVNIARQEATSSQILPAETPEVEAPAGASSEYIFEPSVEGLLAELLPRYVKVQMYRGLLDTSASEHAARMSAMDNATKNCDEMVGSLTKVYNKARQASITTQLMDIVGGAEALKG, encoded by the coding sequence ATGGCATCACTCAGGGACATTCAGAATAAAATCGTCGGTGTAAAGAAGACCAAGCAGATTACGAAAGCGATGAACATGGTCGCTTCCGCAAAGCTGCGCGGTGCTCAGAGCCGCATCGAACGCTTTCGTCCCTATGCTGATAAGTTCAATGACATTCTTATCGATCTGGCTTCCCGCGCCGACGCCAGCGCGCATCCCCTGCTTGAAAAGCGCGAAGTCATTCAGAACGTAGGTATCGTTCTGGTGACCTCGGACAAGGGTTTGTGCGGCAGTTTCAACGCGAACTTGTGCAATGCGGCCAACAGGTTGGCCAAGCAGAAGGAAGCAGAAGGCAAGACGGTCAAGTTTATCTGCATTGGAAAGAAAGGCAGAGACTTCATCCGCAAGACGACATTCGAGATTGCCACCGCTTACGCTGAAAACATGACTCATTTCGATTTTCAGCTGGCAAGCGAAACCGGTAATCTCGTCATTGACGGATATCTCTCTGGGCAATTTGACGAGGTGCACGTTGTTTACGGAAAGTTCGTAAACATCGCGAGGCAGGAAGCGACATCGTCGCAGATTCTCCCCGCCGAAACGCCCGAAGTGGAGGCTCCGGCCGGTGCTTCGAGCGAGTACATCTTTGAACCGTCAGTGGAAGGCCTTTTGGCCGAACTGCTGCCTAGGTATGTCAAGGTTCAGATGTATCGCGGCCTGCTCGACACGTCGGCCAGTGAGCACGCAGCTCGCATGTCGGCCATGGATAACGCGACAAAGAACTGCGACGAAATGGTCGGCAGCCTGACCAAAGTCTACAACAAGGCGCGCCAGGCAAGTATCACCACCCAATTAATGGACATCGTAGGCGGTGCCGAGGCACTGAAAGGATAA
- a CDS encoding F0F1 ATP synthase subunit alpha — MQIKAEEISQIIEGQIKNYEKKVEMSETGVVLSVGDGIARVYGCENAMAMELLEFPGNVMGMVLNLEEDSVGVALLGETEHIKEGDIVKRTGRIFQVPVGDAVMGRVIDPLGNPIDGLGPIQTDMFRNVEIKAPGIIARKSVHEPMYTGLKAIDAMTPIGRGQRELIIGDRQVGKTAVGVDAIIAQKNSDIHCFYVAIGQKRSTVAQVVEALRQNGALEYTTVISSTASEPAPLQFIAAYCGCTMAEFYRDNGKHALIVYDDLSKQAVAYRQMSLLLRRPPGREAFPGDVFYLHSRLLERSCKVNDKLGAGSLTALPVIETQAGDVSAYIPTNVISITDGQVYLEPNLFMAGIRPAINVGLSVSRVGGAAQIKAMKKVAGTLRLDLAQYRELAAFAQFGSDLDKATKTKLTRGERLVELLKQPQYKPMVVEEQVAVLYAGTRGFLDDVAVTDAIRFGEELVEFMRNQKSDILAEIVQTKDLGSETEKKLADAINEFKAGFKA, encoded by the coding sequence ATGCAGATTAAAGCAGAAGAAATTAGCCAGATCATCGAAGGCCAGATCAAGAATTACGAGAAAAAGGTTGAGATGAGCGAAACTGGCGTGGTCTTGTCAGTGGGTGACGGTATCGCCCGCGTTTACGGTTGCGAAAACGCGATGGCAATGGAACTCCTCGAGTTCCCAGGTAACGTCATGGGAATGGTCCTTAACCTTGAAGAAGATTCCGTTGGTGTCGCCCTTCTCGGCGAAACGGAACACATCAAGGAAGGCGACATCGTTAAACGTACGGGCCGCATTTTCCAGGTTCCCGTCGGCGATGCGGTCATGGGCCGTGTCATCGACCCCCTGGGCAATCCCATCGACGGTTTGGGACCGATCCAGACGGATATGTTCCGTAACGTTGAAATCAAGGCCCCCGGCATCATCGCCCGTAAGTCCGTACATGAGCCCATGTACACCGGTCTGAAGGCCATCGACGCCATGACTCCGATCGGCCGCGGCCAGCGCGAACTGATCATTGGCGACCGTCAGGTCGGTAAGACCGCAGTCGGCGTTGATGCCATCATTGCCCAGAAGAACAGTGACATTCACTGTTTCTATGTCGCCATCGGCCAGAAACGTTCCACTGTCGCCCAGGTGGTTGAAGCCCTTCGCCAGAACGGCGCTTTGGAATACACCACCGTCATTTCCTCCACCGCTTCCGAGCCTGCTCCGCTGCAGTTCATCGCTGCCTACTGCGGTTGCACCATGGCGGAATTCTACCGTGACAACGGCAAGCACGCACTGATCGTATATGACGATCTTTCCAAGCAGGCTGTCGCCTACCGGCAGATGTCGCTGCTTCTGCGCCGCCCTCCGGGACGCGAAGCCTTCCCCGGCGACGTTTTCTATCTCCACTCCAGACTTCTGGAGCGTTCCTGCAAGGTCAACGACAAGCTGGGTGCCGGTTCCCTGACCGCCCTGCCTGTTATTGAAACCCAGGCCGGCGACGTTTCGGCATACATTCCGACCAACGTTATCTCCATCACCGACGGCCAGGTCTATCTTGAGCCCAACCTGTTCATGGCCGGCATCCGTCCCGCCATCAACGTCGGTCTGTCCGTATCCCGAGTCGGCGGCGCCGCTCAGATCAAGGCCATGAAGAAGGTTGCAGGCACACTGCGTCTCGATCTCGCCCAGTATCGCGAACTTGCCGCTTTCGCGCAGTTCGGTTCCGATTTGGACAAGGCCACCAAGACCAAGCTGACTCGAGGCGAGCGTCTGGTCGAGCTGCTCAAGCAGCCCCAGTACAAGCCTATGGTCGTCGAAGAGCAGGTTGCCGTTCTTTACGCCGGCACCCGTGGCTTCCTTGATGACGTAGCCGTTACAGACGCCATCCGCTTCGGTGAAGAACTGGTTGAGTTCATGCGCAACCAGAAATCCGACATCCTGGCTGAAATTGTTCAGACCAAGGATCTTGGCAGTGAAACCGAAAAGAAGCTGGCTGATGCGATCAATGAGTTCAAAGCCGGTTTTAAAGCCTAG
- the atpH gene encoding ATP synthase F1 subunit delta has product MTGNIVARRYAKALFAVAQTQSEKGAMAQYGDDLAKLAGLLENAPELTKIFRNPIFGVEEKRGVITKILDKVAPCAMVRNFCLLLADKNRLSFLPEINASYGTLLDSAQGVLRGKLVTAVKLSDVVQKNVVDKLQRESGQKVVLDYEVDQEIIGGLMLKIGDKILDASIRAQLQILKENIKRGE; this is encoded by the coding sequence TTGACTGGGAATATCGTAGCAAGACGGTACGCCAAGGCTTTGTTCGCCGTTGCGCAGACGCAGTCCGAAAAGGGTGCGATGGCGCAATATGGCGACGACCTGGCCAAGCTGGCTGGACTCCTGGAGAATGCGCCTGAGCTCACGAAGATCTTCCGCAACCCAATTTTTGGTGTGGAAGAAAAGAGAGGGGTAATCACCAAAATTCTGGACAAGGTCGCACCCTGCGCCATGGTCCGGAATTTTTGTCTGCTGCTCGCGGACAAGAACAGATTGTCTTTTCTCCCCGAGATCAACGCATCCTATGGAACGCTTTTGGATTCAGCCCAGGGTGTTCTTCGCGGCAAGCTGGTGACGGCTGTAAAGCTTTCCGATGTTGTGCAGAAGAACGTTGTCGATAAATTGCAACGCGAGTCGGGCCAGAAAGTGGTCCTTGATTACGAAGTGGATCAGGAGATTATTGGCGGGCTTATGCTCAAGATCGGTGACAAGATCCTTGACGCCAGTATTCGCGCTCAGCTGCAAATTTTGAAAGAAAATATCAAAAGGGGTGAGTAG
- a CDS encoding F0F1 ATP synthase subunit B → MKKFKTVGLVTAALVLCAAIAFASEGEGGGANKLLDLLYRVINFGIVAFLIYKFAGKRIADMLSGRTKQIETDLADLDERKEDAEKRLLEVEASIANLEAEKAKILDDAKAQGEAMRQAIIDKAEAQAVQIRAQAEVSAAQEAKLAIDAIREELAEKITIAAEDLVKKQLKKKDHEDLVNEYLKKVVLN, encoded by the coding sequence TTGAAAAAGTTCAAGACTGTCGGATTGGTGACGGCAGCACTGGTTCTCTGCGCGGCGATAGCTTTCGCCAGCGAGGGAGAAGGCGGAGGGGCCAACAAGCTGCTCGACCTTCTCTATCGCGTAATCAATTTCGGCATTGTCGCGTTCTTGATCTATAAGTTCGCGGGCAAGCGTATCGCGGACATGTTGTCCGGGCGCACCAAGCAGATCGAGACGGACCTTGCCGATCTCGACGAGCGTAAGGAAGATGCCGAAAAGCGTTTGCTCGAAGTTGAGGCGAGTATCGCGAATCTTGAAGCGGAAAAAGCCAAGATTCTGGATGATGCAAAGGCTCAGGGTGAAGCCATGCGTCAGGCGATTATCGACAAAGCGGAGGCCCAGGCTGTTCAGATCAGGGCTCAGGCTGAAGTTTCGGCGGCCCAGGAAGCCAAGTTGGCTATCGACGCCATCCGTGAAGAACTGGCCGAAAAGATTACCATTGCCGCTGAAGATCTTGTCAAGAAGCAGCTCAAGAAGAAAGATCACGAAGATTTGGTCAACGAATATCTTAAAAAGGTGGTGCTCAATTGA
- a CDS encoding rod shape-determining protein RodA yields the protein MFDRRLIFHINWGLLILTAILFFVGVMNLYSASTLRLASGLEIDTYFNKQLIWGGAGLSVMTALVLVDYRHLKSISWPYFILCLILLLGVSVAGKTIYGAKRWLDLGFFNLQPTELTKIAVLILGARLMARMEGKLGWINLGKALLVGLVPAVLVVKQPDLGSALNILLILGGMILFKGVTSAVFKVLIVVLPIMVPFGWFFLHDYQKQRIMTFLDPGNDPLGAGYHIIQSQIAIGSGGFWGKGFLEGTQSQLRFLPEKHTDFAFAVYGEEWGFFGSIILLILFCSFLYQIYIVTMEAKDDFGSYLAAGVFFYFFWQILINIGMVLGIMPVVGIPLPFISYGGSASVVNFCMVGLVLNVAMRRFVFKKG from the coding sequence ATGTTCGACAGACGACTCATATTTCATATCAACTGGGGCCTCTTGATCCTGACCGCGATACTTTTTTTCGTCGGGGTCATGAACCTGTATTCTGCCAGCACCCTGCGCCTTGCTTCCGGCCTTGAAATCGATACGTATTTCAACAAACAGCTCATTTGGGGCGGGGCCGGGCTGAGTGTGATGACTGCGCTGGTGCTGGTTGACTATCGGCATCTTAAATCCATTTCGTGGCCGTATTTCATTCTCTGTCTGATTCTTCTGCTGGGGGTCAGCGTTGCCGGAAAAACCATTTACGGAGCCAAGAGATGGCTTGATCTCGGTTTTTTCAATCTCCAGCCCACGGAACTGACAAAGATCGCGGTTTTGATTCTTGGCGCCAGGCTGATGGCCCGCATGGAGGGCAAACTGGGCTGGATCAACCTGGGCAAGGCGCTCCTGGTCGGGCTGGTGCCGGCAGTCCTGGTTGTCAAGCAGCCGGACCTCGGATCGGCTTTGAACATCCTGCTCATTCTGGGCGGCATGATCCTTTTCAAAGGCGTCACCAGCGCGGTTTTCAAGGTGCTGATTGTCGTTTTGCCGATCATGGTCCCGTTTGGCTGGTTTTTTCTGCATGACTATCAGAAGCAGCGCATCATGACTTTTCTTGACCCAGGAAACGATCCGCTCGGGGCCGGCTACCACATCATTCAGTCCCAGATCGCAATTGGATCCGGAGGGTTCTGGGGTAAGGGCTTCCTGGAAGGCACTCAGAGTCAGCTGCGTTTTCTCCCGGAAAAGCATACGGATTTTGCTTTTGCCGTTTACGGCGAAGAATGGGGCTTCTTTGGGTCCATTATCTTGCTCATTCTCTTCTGCTCCTTTCTCTATCAGATTTACATTGTCACCATGGAAGCCAAGGATGACTTCGGGAGCTATCTCGCGGCCGGGGTCTTTTTTTACTTCTTTTGGCAAATTCTCATCAATATCGGCATGGTGCTCGGAATCATGCCCGTCGTCGGGATTCCGCTGCCTTTCATCAGCTACGGGGGCAGTGCGTCCGTGGTCAATTTTTGCATGGTCGGGCTCGTTCTTAATGTGGCCATGCGTCGTTTCGTTTTTAAAAAGGGCTGA
- the mrdA gene encoding penicillin-binding protein 2, which yields MGAFNSPERPQIFSGPPLLLVLLVILFCIFGIRLWYLQIYKSEFYQGRAQENRTRQSTMFSPRGIIRDRTGVLLAENNPAYALALVREDCPDIPKTLDQISRWTGQPRDELQKAFEIGRKRVKHFDEQVIVPNIPFELVALVEAHREDWPGLVIAVRPKRSYAHGETLAHVLGYVARANEEELNNDPDLQLGDNVGKQGVELMLERRLRGTKGLQEFEVDASGRVLSSRIVSSPVMGEDLNLSISLPLQEVAIKALDGRAGSVVAMDADTGEVLALVSLPSYDPNEFVVGISHAKWKELLEDPLHPLQNRPVQSAYPPGSIFKLAVGGLGLESRTFKPSTTVFCPGSYKLGQRVFRCWNKGGHGTVDFKKSLRESCDVYYYHLGEKLGVEAISDFATQCGFGVKTGIELPHERTGNMPTPEWKLNRFGEKWQGGETLNFAIGQGYTLTTPLQIARFVAALAGDGKILRPTLLLSKEPEVTGDLPMSPATRKLVLDAMVATVEEDRGTARVLRRPGLRIGGKTGTAQVVKLQEKYEKKTTQEIPYKYRDHAWMACFGEKDGKRFVVVSMVEHGGHGGSDAGPVAGAVLDVLLDVQPGD from the coding sequence GTGGGCGCGTTTAATTCACCGGAACGGCCTCAGATATTTTCCGGTCCACCGCTGCTGCTCGTGCTCCTGGTGATCCTTTTTTGCATTTTCGGTATCCGGCTTTGGTATCTGCAAATCTACAAGAGCGAGTTCTATCAGGGGCGCGCCCAGGAGAACAGAACCAGGCAGAGCACCATGTTTTCCCCAAGAGGCATTATTCGGGACCGCACCGGAGTGCTGCTGGCGGAAAACAATCCCGCCTACGCCCTGGCGCTGGTGCGCGAGGACTGCCCGGACATTCCCAAGACTCTGGACCAGATCAGTCGCTGGACCGGGCAGCCCCGGGACGAACTGCAAAAGGCCTTTGAGATCGGCCGCAAGCGGGTCAAGCATTTCGATGAGCAGGTCATCGTGCCCAACATACCGTTCGAGCTGGTGGCCTTGGTCGAGGCACATCGGGAGGACTGGCCCGGGCTTGTCATCGCGGTGCGACCCAAGCGTTCGTATGCTCACGGGGAAACCCTGGCTCATGTGCTGGGATATGTGGCCCGGGCCAATGAAGAAGAGCTCAACAACGACCCGGATCTGCAGTTGGGTGACAACGTGGGCAAGCAGGGCGTGGAGTTGATGCTCGAACGCCGGTTGCGCGGGACCAAGGGGCTGCAGGAATTTGAAGTCGATGCCTCCGGGCGGGTGCTGTCCTCAAGGATTGTTTCCTCTCCGGTCATGGGCGAAGATCTGAACTTGAGCATCTCCCTGCCCTTGCAGGAGGTCGCGATCAAGGCTCTGGACGGCCGGGCCGGTTCGGTCGTGGCCATGGATGCCGACACGGGTGAGGTGCTGGCATTGGTCAGCCTGCCCAGCTACGACCCCAACGAGTTTGTCGTGGGCATCAGCCACGCCAAATGGAAGGAGCTGCTCGAAGATCCGTTGCATCCTCTGCAGAACCGTCCGGTACAAAGCGCCTATCCGCCAGGCTCGATATTCAAGCTCGCGGTGGGGGGGCTAGGGCTTGAGAGCAGAACGTTCAAGCCTTCCACGACCGTGTTTTGTCCCGGCAGCTACAAGCTCGGCCAACGCGTCTTTCGATGCTGGAACAAAGGCGGCCATGGGACTGTCGATTTCAAGAAGTCGCTGCGCGAGTCCTGCGATGTCTATTATTATCATCTGGGTGAAAAACTTGGTGTGGAAGCGATAAGCGACTTTGCGACCCAGTGCGGATTTGGCGTCAAGACAGGCATTGAACTCCCTCATGAGCGAACGGGCAACATGCCCACACCGGAATGGAAGCTGAACCGCTTCGGTGAGAAATGGCAGGGCGGCGAGACCTTGAACTTCGCCATTGGTCAGGGATACACGCTGACCACCCCGTTGCAGATTGCCCGGTTTGTCGCGGCGTTGGCCGGCGACGGGAAAATTCTGCGGCCGACGCTCCTTCTGTCAAAGGAGCCTGAGGTTACGGGAGACCTGCCCATGAGTCCCGCGACCAGGAAACTGGTTCTCGATGCTATGGTGGCCACGGTGGAGGAGGACAGGGGCACTGCCCGGGTTCTTCGTCGCCCCGGTCTGAGGATCGGTGGCAAGACCGGCACGGCCCAAGTTGTGAAACTGCAGGAAAAATACGAAAAGAAAACGACCCAGGAGATTCCTTACAAATACAGGGATCACGCTTGGATGGCCTGTTTTGGTGAAAAGGACGGGAAGCGTTTTGTGGTCGTATCCATGGTGGAACATGGCGGACATGGGGGCTCCGATGCGGGGCCAGTGGCCGGGGCAGTGCTCGATGTGCTTCTGGACGTGCAGCCAGGCGACTGA
- a CDS encoding Rod shape-determining protein MreC, with protein MSPRFKRLVLFFFLPLFLYFSMYTWNWKTGYLDRLAALTGLELTGWVLAPGRWLQNNVDEFWSRYVYLVGVRQENEDLVLRVRELEQELTRVSEKAKSADRLTSLLRFSPEASWEMRGGRVIGQKLGPNAILETILVDVGMRHGVGVNDPVISPKGVVGRIAKPGLHFSSVVLLSDPSSRIPVITSEGRVPAIVQGQGAGAFLEVKFIPRNDPVSPGEILLSSGLGGVFPKGIPVARVVEVTPADVSLFQRVYAEPLLALRYYEELLVLSRTDGFDAGQPFMAPETNASSHEAPKAKEKSSEEKPVAKPSAAAPSVTPPPVSEPSTVTRHPVRKKP; from the coding sequence ATGTCCCCTCGCTTCAAACGTCTGGTCCTGTTTTTCTTCCTTCCCCTGTTCCTCTATTTTTCCATGTACACATGGAACTGGAAGACGGGTTACCTCGATCGCCTGGCCGCTTTGACCGGGCTGGAGTTGACCGGATGGGTCCTGGCCCCGGGGAGATGGCTGCAGAACAACGTCGATGAATTCTGGTCGCGCTACGTCTATCTGGTCGGCGTTCGCCAGGAGAACGAGGACCTGGTCCTGCGGGTGCGGGAGCTCGAACAGGAGCTGACCCGCGTTTCCGAAAAGGCCAAGTCCGCAGATCGCCTGACTTCCCTTTTGCGTTTCAGCCCCGAGGCCTCCTGGGAAATGCGGGGGGGGCGGGTCATCGGACAAAAACTCGGTCCCAACGCCATTCTGGAAACCATACTTGTCGATGTGGGCATGCGTCACGGCGTGGGAGTCAATGATCCGGTCATCTCGCCCAAGGGCGTTGTCGGAAGAATCGCCAAGCCGGGACTTCATTTTTCTTCCGTGGTGCTGCTGTCCGATCCTTCCAGCCGGATTCCGGTCATCACCAGCGAGGGGCGTGTCCCGGCCATCGTGCAGGGACAGGGGGCCGGTGCGTTTCTTGAAGTGAAGTTCATCCCCCGCAACGATCCGGTCAGCCCCGGCGAGATATTGCTCAGTTCCGGGCTGGGCGGTGTTTTTCCCAAGGGCATCCCCGTGGCCCGGGTGGTGGAAGTGACTCCGGCGGATGTATCCCTTTTTCAGCGGGTTTACGCTGAGCCCCTTCTTGCCCTGCGCTATTACGAGGAACTGCTGGTCCTGAGCCGGACGGATGGATTCGACGCAGGCCAGCCCTTCATGGCGCCAGAGACCAATGCGTCCTCTCACGAAGCTCCCAAGGCGAAAGAAAAGAGTTCTGAAGAAAAGCCCGTTGCAAAGCCCTCTGCAGCCGCCCCGTCTGTGACACCTCCTCCCGTTTCGGAGCCCTCCACCGTAACACGGCACCCGGTGCGCAAGAAGCCGTGA